A segment of the Erythrobacter sp. F6033 genome:
GGAACAATCAGACGGGTGTCTTCCGCAAGCGGGATGAATTTTCCGGGACTGACAAAGCCGTGTTCCGGGCTGCTCCAGCGAACCAGCGCCTCAAAGCTGACAATATTCTCGCTCCGCGCATCGACGACCGGTTGGTAGTGGAGCACAAACTCCTCACCGTTGATCGCTTTCCGCAAAGAGACTTCTAGCGTGCGGCGTTCCTCAGCCGAAGCATGTAAAGACGGTTCAAAACGGCAATAGGTGCCTCCTCCAGCGTCCTTTGCACGGTACAGGCCAAGGTCGGCATTCCGCATGAGCTCCTCAACGGTGTTGCCATCGCGCGGACCGAATGCCGAACCGACACTGGCGCCTACATAAAGCGTCTGCAGATCAACTTCGTATGGCTCCGATAGAGCCGCGATTATCTCAGCAGAAATCTGTTCGATTTTGTTGCCATCCGATGCATCGCGAATGACCACTGCGAATTCGTCTCCGCCAAGCCGTCCGCACATCTGGCCTTCGCCAAGCTTGGCTTTGAGCCTCGCCGAAACCTGCGCAAGCAACTTGTCGCCAGTCAAATGGCCAAGGGAATCGTTGACCGCTTTGAACCGATCGAGATCAATCATCAGCAATGCGCAGCGCGTACGCCATTTTTCAGCATACCTGATGGCCTCGCCCAATGCTTCGTGCACTTGCAGGCGGTTGGGCAAGGATGTCAGCGTATCGTAGCGGGCCAAATAGGCGATTTTTTCGCTCGACTCCCGCTGTTCTGTCACATCGGATCCGACGCCGCGGAAGCCGATAAATCGCCCTCTCTCATCGCGCAACGGCGTTCCCGAAAGCTCCCACCAACGTTCTCTGCCTCTAATCATCACATTGACGATCAAGTTTGAGAAATTTTCGCGGCCCTTGAGTTCTGACGCCAACGCGCGGAGGCTTGGTGCGTAGTCGCTCGGATCGCAATCCTTCTGCGAGATAAGCTGCATGAGCGACTGTCCCTCAGCCTCGGCCTGAGGTCTGCCGAGTGCAAACGCGAAACGCGGGCTGACTGAGCGGACGCGCCGCTGAGTATCAACTTCCCAAAGCCAATCAGCTTCGTTTTCCTCAAACTCGCGCAGCAAAAGCGAAACGACTTCTTCTTTTTCCGCAAGATCGCTTTCCGTTAGACGTGCCAACAGGAACGTCCGCCCAACCGAAATGGTGCCTGCCAATGCCGTGAGCGTGAAAAGCGTGCTAGCGGCCGCGAGGACCCACAATTCAGCCGTCACGAGGTGGGTCACGGTCGCACTGCCGAGAATGACCGTCGACAAGGCCACACTCGCTGGAGCAGCGGGATAGAATACGATAGCCCCAGTCACCAACATTCCTGTGATGACCAGCAAAGCAGCCAAGTCTGCAATCGAACCGTGTTGTGCAAAGAATAGAACCGGGACAGACCACAGCATCCCTGACACAACCGATGTTATTGTTTGCCGGGTGTGTTCAGCCGCGCGAACAGACCTGCGATCTGTGTCGACCAGGGATCTGTCAAACAACGTGCCGCGTAGGTTAATAAGAACCAATGCAACCAGCCAGCCGGCTAACCATAAGAGAGGAATCTGACCGAAATACAGATACGTAACGAGGGCCGCCATGATCGCATGTGCGTAAACGCGGCGATTAGTCTGGTTCTTTAGCGCCGAGAATTGCAGTCCGCGCAGCCGCGACCATTCTGCATCGCCTCGGTTCCAAAAACCGAGAACGGCAGATACAGACAGGTTCGATGGTGTCACCCGGGAAGAGGAATCCTGATCGCTCACAGGCACGCGGGTTAAATGGAAAAGGTTATTGCCCCGTAAAGTAATGGCGGCAAGCAGCCGCGTTTTTACAACTTTTCCTGATCACTCGACGGTGACTGATTTCGCGAGATTTCTCGGCTGATCAACGTCTGTGCCTTTCACGACAGCAACGTGATAGGCGAGCAGCTGCACAGGGATCGCATAAACGAGGGGCGCAATGAGCGGATGAACCACCGGCATTTCGATCGTAGCGATGCACCCTTCGCCAGCCTGCTCAATACCTTCAGCATCGGAAATCAGCACGACTTGACCGCCGCGTGCGCGAACCTCTTCCATGTTGGAAACTGTCTTCTCAAATAGCGGGCCTGATGGCGCGATCACGACCACAGGAACGTCATCATCGATGAGAGCAATCGGTCCGTGCTTCATCTCACCGCTCGCATAACCTTCTGCGTGGATATAGCTGATTTCTTTGAGTTTTAACGCCCCTTCAAGAGCAAGCGGATAGTCCTGTCCGCGTCCAAGATACAGCACGTCGCGCGCTGGCGCGATCAATGGTGCCATCTCGGCAATATCATCATCGTGATTGAGCGCGGCGTTGAGCGCAGCAGGTGCTTCGAGCAAGTGGCGCACAATCTCCGCCTCTTCATCCCGCGAAACCAGTCCCTTCACGACCGCCATATTGGCAGCGAGCGCCGCGAGAACCGCCAGTTGGCAGGTGAACGCTTTGGTCGAGGCGACACCGATTTCCGGCCCGGCATGGGTCGGCAGCAACAAGTCTGCCTCGCGCGCCATTGAACTGGTCGGTACGTTAACGACCACGCCAATAGTCTGCCCTTCGGCCTTGCAATGGCGCAATGCCGCCAGAGTATCCGCAGTTTCACCGCTCTGGGAGATAAACAGCGCAAGGCCGCCATCTTCCAGCACAGGATCGCGATAGCGAAACTCGGAGGCCACATCTATATCGACGGGTACGCGAGCAAACTGCTCGAACCAGTATTTCGCAACCATTCCGGCGTAGTACGACGTTCCGCACGCCACAATTGTCAAACGCTTCACCGCTGAAAGGTCAAAATCAAACTGCGGCAGTGCAACCGAGTTGTTGTCACGGCGCAGATACGATCCGAGTGTTTGCGCGACCACGGTCGGCTGCTCAAAAATCTCTTTCTGCATGAAGTGGCGGTAATTGCCCTTTTCAACCACCGCGGCAGAAGCTCCCGAAGCCTGTATCTCGCGAGTTACAGGTTCATTCGCAGCATCGAATATCTGGGCACCATCTTTTGAGATGATTACCCAGTCGCCTTCTTCAAGATACGCGATTTTCTGCGTCAGAGGCGCGAGCGCCAATGCGTCAGAGCCAAGATACATCTCGCCGTCGCCATATCCGACAACCAAAGGCGAGCCGAGCCGCGCGCCAACCAAAAGGTCAGGATGGCTTTTGAAAGCAATGGCCAGTGAGAAAGCACCGCGCAGTTTTGGCAGGACATTGCCGACCGCTTCTTGCGGCTCCATGCCCTTTTCGATCCCGGAAGAGATCAAATGCGCGACCACTTCGGTGTCAGTTTCACTCTCGTAAACCCTGTTTTCGCCCGCCAGGTCTTCGCGCAGTGCTTTGTAATTCTCGATTATGCCATTGTGCACAATGGCGACTTCGCCGGTGGCGTGCGGGTGGGCATTGGCAGCGGTGGGCGCGCCGTGTGTGGCCCAGCGTGTATGTGCGATCCCTACGGTGCCGGGGGCGTCATCTTGGCGCAAGACGTTGACCAAGTTGGCCAGTTTGCCTTCAGCGCGGCGGCGGATCAGTTGCCCATCATGCAAAGTGCAAATACCGGAGCTGTCATAGCCGCGATATTCCATCCGTTTCAGGCCGTCGACAAGACGGTCCGATACCGCTTCACTGCCTACAATTCCGATAATGCCGCACATGCTCGAACGAATCCCCTATTGGTGCCTGACCGGTATGATTGCCGCCCCTTTAAGCATGTCTGGTGAACAGAGGCTTGAAGCAAGTGCAAATTTTTGGATCAACGCGTTTTTGGTCCTGAACTGATAGGCGCGGCGGCTTTCAGCCCGTCACGCCATAGGTAAAGACCCGCTGCAATTATTAAACCTGCACCGCCCAAGGTCAGCAGATCGGGGCGATCACCAAACCACCACCAACCCAGCACAATCGCGATCAGAATCTGCACATAAATAGCAGGCGCAACCTGCGCAGCGCCCGCTTTCGATGTGCCGATATAGGCGAGCCAGTGCGCCGTGCTCGCCGTAAATGCGACGATTGCGCAGCGCCCGACGACGTCCCAGCTTGGCCAGCCGAAATCCAGTTCTGACACGCCTGTCGCTTTGATCCCGAGGCATAGAATGATCAGGAGCGGCGCACATACAGCGGCAATGAATACCTGCATCGATAGCGCACTCCCCTGCCCCGCGCTCGCGCGGTTTGCGATCATCATCAAAGCAAAGAAACATGCCGAGATCAGCGGCAGGAACGCAGCCCAGCCAAGCTCCGCCAAATTCGGGCGGAGAATGATTCCCACTCCGGTCAGCGCGACCAGTGACACGGCCCAAACAGCGGGCCGCACTTTCTCACCCAGCAGTGGCCCGGCGAGAAGCTGCGTCAGCACAGGCGCAAGAAACCCGATGGCCATCGCCTCTGCCAGTGGCATCAAATAGATCGCGGAGAAAAAGCATGTGGATGCCGCAGCAAGACAAAAGCCGCGCGCCACTTGCAGCCACGGATTGGTGGGCTTGAACGCCTTCACGCCTTCATTCTTCAGCAGCAAGGCCGACAGCGCAATCGCGCCAATTGCAAAGCGCAGCGCCGCAACAGCATAAGGCGGCCAATCGCCCGCCATGCTTTTCACCACGGCATCGCCAACAGACAGCGTCGCAAAGCCAGCAACGGCATAGGCCAAACCTGTGCGTTCTTCTCCCGTCACTGCGAAATCCTGTTCTGCAATCCCATGCCGCCCCGTGGACCGCGCGTGCACCAAACGCAAGCCCAGCCCTCAATTCCAAAAGTTCATGGTTTACGTTTGATTAAACCCCTCACGGTATCGAGGCTGAATAGATACGCAATTTGGGCGCATTTTCCGCGCAAATCGGGGGCAAACCGACCGCAATGACGAAGCTGATCATCCAGATCCCGTGCCTTAACGAAGCAGAAGTGCTGCCCGAAACGCTTGCCAAGCTGCCGCGCAGCCTGCCCGGTGTCGATGTGATCGAATACCTGATCATCGACGATGGCTCTTCGGATGACACGTCTGGCGTTGCCCGGCGTTGGGGCGTGCATCATGTTGTGCGCCACCGCCGCAATCGCGGCCTTGCAGAGGCATTCCGCAACGGCATCGACAAATGCCTTGCCGAGGGCGCAGACATCATCGTCAACACCGATGCCGACGGACAATATGCCGGGGAAGACATCGCAAAGATCGTTGCCCCGGTCGTCGCATTGGAAGCCGACATTGTAATCGGGGACCGCTCTGTTGCCGACAATGCGCATTTCTCCTTCTTCAAACGCCTGTTGCAGCGTCTGGGCAGCACCGTTGTTCGAACCCTTTCCAACACCGACATCACCGATGCGGTTAGCGGATTTCGCGCGATCAGCCGCGATGCCGCCCAGCGCATCAATATCACCACCGAGTTCAGCTACACCACCGATATGCTGATCCAGGCGGGCCGCAAACGGCTCGCGATCAAATCCGTGCCGATCCGCACCAACAGCGCCACGCGCCCATCCCGGCTGTTCAAATCGATCCCGCGCTTCATCATGTCGCAGGGCATGACGATTACCCGCGCTTACACGACGTTTAACGCGCTTCGGGTCTTCACACTGTTGGGCGCGGCTTTGACCTTGGTCGGTCTGTTGCCGATGGCGCGCTTCGTGTGGTTCTTTGCGAATGGTCAGGGCGATGGCCACATCCAATCGCTTGTCATTGGCGGTGCACTGCTGACGGTTGGCGTGCTGGTTGCAACGCTCGGCATCCTCGCCGACCTAATCGCGACGAACCGCAAATTGATGGAAGCCAGCATCCTGAAACTGCGCCGCATGGACGAGAAACTGGATCGGCTTGAGAAGGCACAGAAAGGCACAGAAGCGCCTTTTGGCGATGTTGACACTGCGCCAGCCCGTCGCAAAGCCTCCTGACAATGACCACCGCCGCAAACACGGCCGAAACATCGCAGCGTCCGGGCTTTTCGCTTCCGGCGGCGAGTTCGGCTGCGTGGCTTTATGCCTTGATCGGGGTGATGGCCGCGATGCATGTGTCGATGGTCTTTGGCCGTTCGGTCAATTGGGACGAGTTTTGGTTTTATAGCCAGGTCGAAGTGGTGGCGCGGGGCGAGTTCATCCAACCGCTTCAGACCATACACACCCGTTTCTTCGCGTGGTGGCTGCCAAACATGCCCGGCAATGAGATTGACCATATCATCATCGCGCGGATGTTCATGTTTGCATGCCTAGCGATTACGGCCACAGGCATCTTCCTGACTGCGCAGAAATTTTCTGATCGCCGCGTCGCTCTTATTGCGACTGCCGCCTATCTGGGCGCTGGCTTTGTGCTGCAACATGGCACGGCTTTTCGCGTTGATCCGATAGTTGCTGCGCTCCTGACCAGCGGTTTCGCGGTTGCGGCCCTGACACGGCTTCGGCTGATGTCGATCATCGCGCTTGGCGCTCTGATTGGTCTCGCTGGTATGGTCACGATCAAGTTTGTCCTGTGGGCTCCGGCCTTTGCCGGAATCGCGCTGTATTGCTGGGAAGAGGAAGGGTTTGACTGGCGCTATCCCTTGCGCTGGATCGCCGCGGGCTTAGTCGCGCTGGGCGTTTTCGCCCTGCTCTACACTCTGCATGCCAGCGGATTTGAAGAGCAAGCACGTGAGGCCGCCGCAGGCACTCTTGGTAGGTCATCAAGCGGGATGCTAGGCATCGCATCGAGCCCCCATCTTGGCGCGGCAGCAAAAGCGCTTTTCACCGCGCTGCCGCTCGCCATTGCTATCGTCATTGCGCCATGGGTGATCGCGAAAGACACGATGACATGGCAACGCAAATTGGCTTTGGCCGCGATGTGGCTACCAGTGCTGACGCCGCTCTTTTACCGAAATTCGCTGCCCTATTTCTATCCGTTCATTCTGCCGCCTGTCGTAGTTGTAACGGTCTGGGCGTTTCGAATGATCGTGCAGCGTTACAGCGGAGCGCTCATCGCCGCAGTCATTGCAGGCAGTGCGTTAATGATCTGGGCCGTGGATGCCCGCGGAGTGACCGACCGCCAGCAAGTGCTCGTAAACGCCGTGCACCAGACCTTTGACAAGCCAGTGAACTATTTCGACTGCTGCGGAATGATCGCGACATTTCCAAAGCAGAACACTTTCCGAACCGGCTTTGGCGTAGAGCGTTATCTGGCGGCTGGCGAACCCACGCTCTTGCAGACGATGCGGGAAACGCCCGTGCCCTTCCTACTCGATAACAACCGCGAATTTTCCAAGGCTATCCTGGGCACTGACAACAGCACATTCCATCCTGACGATGCCGACGCGCTCGCAAACACATATGTCCGCTTTTGGGGAGATATCTTTCTGGCCGGCAAAGAAGTGGCCGCTGGCACGTCCGAAACATGGGACGTTCTCGTTCCCGGCCCATACACGGTTTCCGGCACACTGATCATCGATGGCCGCGAATGGTCTGATGGTTCAATCGTCACACTTGATCGCGGCAGTCACGTTCTCGAAAACGCTAAAGGCGATGATGCAGGCCTGATCTGGGGTGAAGGCCTAGTTCGCCCAACTGCGACGGCGCCAGACGCGTATTGGACAGCGTTCTAAGTCCGCCATGAGCACCGAGCCTGTTCTTCCCATTTCCTCCTCTGATGCCAAAGGCTCAGGTGGCAGCGCCGTGGATCGCCTTACGGCTGCGATGAAACGCTTGCAGGCATTCGCCAGCAAATACCGCACGGTGATTATAGCGGTTGCAGTGGTGATTTTCGTCGGCGGACTCGCTTATTCGGCATCGAGCCTCGATCTGAAATTCAGCGATTTGTCGTTGCCCTACATCCTGCTTTCCGCAGGTCTGATCATTCCCATCGCGTTTCTGTATGGCGCGCTCAACTTTATGGTGATGGCGCGCGGTGCCGGTCAGAACATTGCTTTCTGGCCCGCTTTCAAAGTGTCATGCGTCGCGCAGTTTGCCGAATTTCTGCCCATTCCCGGCGGCGCCATTGTGCGTGGAGGCGCTCTTGTGCGCGACGGCTCAGGCGCAGCGAATGCCGCCGCTCATGTGATGGTCAATGCCGTGCTTTGGGTCGCATGCGCTGCGCTCACGGCCGGTTTAGCGCTGGGTCTGAACAATCTAATCGCAATTCTCATCGCGTGCAGCGGGATCGCTGGAATAGTCATCTGCACCGGATGGCTCTGGTCGAAGGCCGGGCCGACCCTTGCAATGGCAGCCCTCGCCATGCGTATCGTCGGCCTTGGCATTGCGGGTCTGCGCATCCTCGCCGGATTTCTCGTGATCGGCGTCTCAATCGCGTTTTTCGATCTTTACCCGTTCGTTTTTGCAGCGATCCTTGGGTCGGCTGCTTCCATCGCTCCCGGTGGTCTTGGCATAAGTGAAGCGATAGCCGCTGCCATAGCTACGCTTTCAACGATACCGCCAGAGGCCGCGTTTCTGGCGGTCGCAATCAACCGCCTGATCGGGTTCGCCGTTAGCGGTGTCGCAACAGCGATCATCACCGTATTGCCGAAGAGGGCAAAGGCATCCGCCTAAGCCGCACACACATTCGACCGAACTGAATTTCACAAGTTCAAATTCTGTTTCCTTTTTGGCAACGTTTTATGGTTAACAGACACTATACACGCGCCCCCGTCGGGCCGAAATTGAACAGGATTGATTGATCGATGAAATACGCCAACGAAATTCGCGCCGCAGTCGAAATGGTGCAGTCGCGCGGAATTCAGCCCACTCTGGAGCGAACAGTCAACTTCACCCGCGCCCGTTGGGAAGATCGATCACGCCGTAAAGACTTTGCTCGCATGGGCTTAAAAGGCCCGCAGGTCCGCACAATCCTCGGTTCAAAAATGGAGCTGATGCCGGAGAAAGAAGGTCTCGACCGCGATCTCCTGCTCGATAGCATCCGCGAACCGGTCGCGACTGGCCACATCATGTCGATCCTGCGCGAAGACGATGTCGTTCTCGAAGTGGGTGCGAACATCGGATATTATGCCCTGATGGAGGCAAGCCGCTGCAAAAAAATCTACGCGATCGAGCCGCACCCGGAGAATGTTGAACGCCTGAAGCGCAATATCGAGCTCAACGGCTACGACAATATCGAAGTCCAGCATGCCGGTTTTGGCGAGGAAGACGGCAAGCTGAAACTCTACACATCCGAGCTTTCGAACTGGCACACAGCCAAGGAAAACCCTGGTTCGCCAACCGACTTTATCGAAGTTGACTGCCACCGGATCGATACTTTTGCTGAGGCAAACGAGACACCGACTTTCATCAAGATGGACGTCGAGGGCTTCG
Coding sequences within it:
- a CDS encoding EAL domain-containing protein translates to MSDQDSSSRVTPSNLSVSAVLGFWNRGDAEWSRLRGLQFSALKNQTNRRVYAHAIMAALVTYLYFGQIPLLWLAGWLVALVLINLRGTLFDRSLVDTDRRSVRAAEHTRQTITSVVSGMLWSVPVLFFAQHGSIADLAALLVITGMLVTGAIVFYPAAPASVALSTVILGSATVTHLVTAELWVLAAASTLFTLTALAGTISVGRTFLLARLTESDLAEKEEVVSLLLREFEENEADWLWEVDTQRRVRSVSPRFAFALGRPQAEAEGQSLMQLISQKDCDPSDYAPSLRALASELKGRENFSNLIVNVMIRGRERWWELSGTPLRDERGRFIGFRGVGSDVTEQRESSEKIAYLARYDTLTSLPNRLQVHEALGEAIRYAEKWRTRCALLMIDLDRFKAVNDSLGHLTGDKLLAQVSARLKAKLGEGQMCGRLGGDEFAVVIRDASDGNKIEQISAEIIAALSEPYEVDLQTLYVGASVGSAFGPRDGNTVEELMRNADLGLYRAKDAGGGTYCRFEPSLHASAEERRTLEVSLRKAINGEEFVLHYQPVVDARSENIVSFEALVRWSSPEHGFVSPGKFIPLAEDTRLIVPIGKWILEQACLEARNWPDHVKVNVNVSPEQLLEPGFHQDVINALAASGLRPERLEVEVTESIFVRDAATARNSLEQIMALGCSVALDDFGTGYSSLGYLRTLRFSTIKVDRSFVQGAAQKSDESLAIINAVVAMAKSLKMTTTAEGVETPEEAEMIRNLGCDKIQGFYFGRPMSRDDAKRLFTKSPYELKAG
- the glmS gene encoding glutamine--fructose-6-phosphate transaminase (isomerizing), giving the protein MCGIIGIVGSEAVSDRLVDGLKRMEYRGYDSSGICTLHDGQLIRRRAEGKLANLVNVLRQDDAPGTVGIAHTRWATHGAPTAANAHPHATGEVAIVHNGIIENYKALREDLAGENRVYESETDTEVVAHLISSGIEKGMEPQEAVGNVLPKLRGAFSLAIAFKSHPDLLVGARLGSPLVVGYGDGEMYLGSDALALAPLTQKIAYLEEGDWVIISKDGAQIFDAANEPVTREIQASGASAAVVEKGNYRHFMQKEIFEQPTVVAQTLGSYLRRDNNSVALPQFDFDLSAVKRLTIVACGTSYYAGMVAKYWFEQFARVPVDIDVASEFRYRDPVLEDGGLALFISQSGETADTLAALRHCKAEGQTIGVVVNVPTSSMAREADLLLPTHAGPEIGVASTKAFTCQLAVLAALAANMAVVKGLVSRDEEAEIVRHLLEAPAALNAALNHDDDIAEMAPLIAPARDVLYLGRGQDYPLALEGALKLKEISYIHAEGYASGEMKHGPIALIDDDVPVVVIAPSGPLFEKTVSNMEEVRARGGQVVLISDAEGIEQAGEGCIATIEMPVVHPLIAPLVYAIPVQLLAYHVAVVKGTDVDQPRNLAKSVTVE
- a CDS encoding DMT family transporter, producing the protein MTGEERTGLAYAVAGFATLSVGDAVVKSMAGDWPPYAVAALRFAIGAIALSALLLKNEGVKAFKPTNPWLQVARGFCLAAASTCFFSAIYLMPLAEAMAIGFLAPVLTQLLAGPLLGEKVRPAVWAVSLVALTGVGIILRPNLAELGWAAFLPLISACFFALMMIANRASAGQGSALSMQVFIAAVCAPLLIILCLGIKATGVSELDFGWPSWDVVGRCAIVAFTASTAHWLAYIGTSKAGAAQVAPAIYVQILIAIVLGWWWFGDRPDLLTLGGAGLIIAAGLYLWRDGLKAAAPISSGPKTR
- a CDS encoding glycosyltransferase family 2 protein; this encodes MTKLIIQIPCLNEAEVLPETLAKLPRSLPGVDVIEYLIIDDGSSDDTSGVARRWGVHHVVRHRRNRGLAEAFRNGIDKCLAEGADIIVNTDADGQYAGEDIAKIVAPVVALEADIVIGDRSVADNAHFSFFKRLLQRLGSTVVRTLSNTDITDAVSGFRAISRDAAQRINITTEFSYTTDMLIQAGRKRLAIKSVPIRTNSATRPSRLFKSIPRFIMSQGMTITRAYTTFNALRVFTLLGAALTLVGLLPMARFVWFFANGQGDGHIQSLVIGGALLTVGVLVATLGILADLIATNRKLMEASILKLRRMDEKLDRLEKAQKGTEAPFGDVDTAPARRKAS
- a CDS encoding FkbM family methyltransferase, producing MKYANEIRAAVEMVQSRGIQPTLERTVNFTRARWEDRSRRKDFARMGLKGPQVRTILGSKMELMPEKEGLDRDLLLDSIREPVATGHIMSILREDDVVLEVGANIGYYALMEASRCKKIYAIEPHPENVERLKRNIELNGYDNIEVQHAGFGEEDGKLKLYTSELSNWHTAKENPGSPTDFIEVDCHRIDTFAEANETPTFIKMDVEGFELEVLRGAKETLKKIRHLFIELHGSLLNEDEIREVLNNIEESGLKPSLVIQYDRPGMSLIREGSFLEQIKEGDRGTFELFFERP